A window of the Mesorhizobium opportunistum WSM2075 genome harbors these coding sequences:
- a CDS encoding histone deacetylase family protein, with amino-acid sequence MKTVYSPLHAGHAGQMELVTSAIVPGFEKPSRAEFIKARVESEKLGPIVLPLEHDLAAAKRIHKSDYIDFLPTVWPQWVASGHEGTAMPFTWPTRGLRGDVPPKRVDALLGYYSFDAGATFVEGTWTAIKSSYDVALTAAGLVKAGERSAFALCRPPGHHAGAGFMGGYCYINNAAVAAQWFRDQGASRVSILDVDYHHGNGTQEIFYDRADVQVLNLHGDPMVEYPFFLGHADERGAGAGEGFNINYPMPFGTGWDAWNASLEDACAKLAAYAPDIVIVSLGVDTFEKDPISQFKLTSPDYPKIGRRIAKLGLPTLFVMEGGYAVEEIGINAVGVLTGFEDR; translated from the coding sequence ATGAAGACTGTCTATTCGCCGCTTCATGCCGGCCATGCCGGCCAGATGGAACTGGTCACATCAGCGATCGTGCCGGGTTTTGAAAAGCCCTCGCGCGCCGAATTCATCAAGGCGCGGGTCGAAAGCGAGAAGCTCGGTCCGATCGTCCTGCCGCTCGAGCACGATCTTGCGGCCGCCAAACGCATTCACAAATCGGACTATATCGACTTCCTGCCGACAGTCTGGCCGCAGTGGGTGGCTTCCGGTCACGAGGGCACGGCGATGCCCTTCACCTGGCCGACGCGCGGCCTGCGCGGCGACGTGCCGCCGAAGCGTGTCGATGCGCTGCTCGGCTACTATTCCTTCGATGCCGGCGCCACCTTCGTCGAAGGCACATGGACGGCGATCAAGTCGTCCTATGACGTGGCGCTCACCGCCGCCGGCCTGGTCAAGGCCGGCGAAAGGTCCGCCTTCGCGCTCTGCCGTCCGCCCGGCCATCATGCCGGCGCCGGCTTCATGGGCGGCTATTGCTACATCAACAACGCCGCCGTCGCGGCGCAATGGTTCCGCGACCAGGGCGCAAGCCGTGTCTCCATCCTCGACGTCGACTACCACCACGGCAACGGTACGCAGGAGATCTTCTATGATCGCGCCGACGTACAGGTTCTCAATCTGCATGGCGACCCGATGGTCGAGTATCCGTTCTTCCTCGGCCACGCCGACGAGCGTGGCGCCGGCGCGGGCGAAGGCTTCAACATCAACTATCCGATGCCCTTCGGCACCGGCTGGGACGCCTGGAACGCCTCGCTGGAGGACGCCTGCGCGAAGCTCGCCGCCTACGCGCCCGACATCGTCATCGTCTCGCTCGGCGTCGACACCTTCGAGAAGGACCCGATCAGCCAGTTCAAGCTGACCAGCCCCGACTATCCCAAGATCGGGCGCCGCATCGCCAAACTCGGCCTGCCGACGCTGTTCGTCATGGAAGGCGGCTATGCCGTCGAGGAGATCGGCATCAACGCCGTCGGCGTGCTGACCGGTTTCGAGGATCGGTAG
- a CDS encoding TMEM43 family protein — protein MSDSFREVTSVSWFGRIKRAVGGVIFGLLLVVLMVIGLFWNEGRAVQTARSLAEGAGAVVSTGAASVDAANDGKLVHVSGPVTADSGLSDPDFGIAAQGLRLSRSVEMYQWKEDSKSETTKKLGGGEETETTYSYSKVWDDSQIDSSDFKKPDGHQNPPMAIHSRTFQIPEGKLVAFDLDAPVLDRIEGDKDLSLSPSQSAAIKAAYSGTKPLSIVDGRIYLGTDNTTPALGDYRIGYDLAPLGVISIVARQAGSRFEPYQTEAGDALLMVDTGQVPADKMFAEAVSANTLITWLLRAAGLLLLTIGFALFLSPIGVILDVIPFLGSMARMGTGIIAFFLAILVGTTTIAIAWFWYRPVLAVGILAAGVIAAAAVYYLGRSRKPVAPMAAPGTGTAA, from the coding sequence ATGAGCGATTCATTTCGGGAAGTTACGTCCGTCTCGTGGTTCGGGCGGATCAAACGCGCGGTCGGCGGGGTCATATTCGGCCTGCTTCTAGTCGTGCTGATGGTGATCGGGCTGTTCTGGAACGAAGGCCGCGCGGTGCAGACGGCGCGCTCGCTGGCCGAGGGCGCCGGCGCCGTCGTCTCCACGGGCGCCGCCAGTGTCGACGCCGCCAATGACGGCAAACTGGTGCATGTCAGCGGGCCGGTGACAGCCGATAGCGGGCTGTCGGATCCGGATTTCGGGATCGCGGCGCAAGGCCTGCGCCTGTCGCGCAGCGTCGAGATGTATCAGTGGAAGGAAGACTCCAAATCCGAGACCACCAAGAAGCTCGGCGGCGGCGAGGAGACGGAGACGACCTACAGCTATTCGAAGGTGTGGGACGACAGCCAGATCGACTCGTCGGATTTCAAGAAGCCGGATGGCCATCAGAATCCGCCGATGGCGATCCACAGCCGGACCTTCCAGATTCCGGAAGGCAAGCTCGTCGCCTTCGATCTCGATGCGCCAGTGCTGGATCGCATCGAGGGCGACAAGGATCTTTCGCTATCGCCAAGCCAGTCGGCCGCGATAAAGGCCGCCTATTCCGGGACGAAGCCGCTCAGCATCGTCGACGGCAGGATCTATCTCGGTACCGACAACACAACGCCGGCGCTCGGCGACTACCGCATCGGCTACGACCTTGCGCCGCTCGGCGTGATCAGCATCGTCGCGCGCCAGGCCGGCAGCCGGTTCGAGCCTTACCAGACGGAAGCAGGCGATGCGCTGCTGATGGTCGATACGGGCCAGGTGCCAGCCGACAAGATGTTCGCCGAGGCGGTCAGCGCCAACACGCTGATCACCTGGCTGCTGCGTGCCGCCGGCCTGCTGCTTTTGACGATCGGCTTTGCGCTGTTCCTCAGCCCGATCGGCGTGATCCTCGACGTCATCCCGTTCCTCGGCAGCATGGCGCGGATGGGAACCGGCATCATCGCCTTCTTCCTGGCGATCCTGGTCGGCACGACGACGATCGCGATTGCCTGGTTCTGGTATCGGCCGGTTCTGGCGGTTGGCATCCTGGCCGCCGGCGTCATCGCTGCGGCGGCGGTCTATTATCTCGGGCGGTCACGCAAGCCAGTGGCGCCGATGGCCGCGCCAGGCACTGGCACCGCGGCGTAG